The segment CCGTGCGCGGCCTGCTCGAGCCGGCCCGGCTCTTTGGCGAGACCCACGTGATGCGCGGCGAGAAGAAGATTCGAAAGTCGCCTGCGTTCTTCCTGTGGCTCTCGGCGGTGCACAAGAAGCTCAAGGCCACGTTCCCGGTGACGGGCGTCGACTTCATCCACGTGGGCCCGCGCGCGCGCGCGTGGGCGGAGGCGGGCGAGGGGCGGCTCACCTACCTGTTCCAGCCGGTGGCGCTCGTGCCGCAGGCGCCTCCCACGCCCATGACCACGCCGCAGAAGCGTAAGCGTTAGGTTACAATTGGTCCGATGCGCACCTGTCCCTTGTGCAAGAAAGAAGCTGTCGCGCTCCGCGCGGAGAACCCGTCGTTCCCGTTCTGCTCGGAGCGCTGCAAGCTCATCGACCTCGGCAAGTGGCTGGGCGGTGAGTACCGCGTCGCCGGCAAGGCCGAAGAGGAAGAGGACGACGAGAAGCCCGACCTCCCCGTCGGCGAGCCGCACTAGACCCAGATGCCGCTCGTTTCTCCCG is part of the Deltaproteobacteria bacterium genome and harbors:
- the yacG gene encoding DNA gyrase inhibitor YacG; translation: MRTCPLCKKEAVALRAENPSFPFCSERCKLIDLGKWLGGEYRVAGKAEEEEDDEKPDLPVGEPH